One stretch of Elephas maximus indicus isolate mEleMax1 chromosome 22, mEleMax1 primary haplotype, whole genome shotgun sequence DNA includes these proteins:
- the MYL2 gene encoding myosin regulatory light chain 2, ventricular/cardiac muscle isoform has protein sequence MAPKKAKKRAEGANSNVFSMFEQTQIQEFKEAFTIMDQNRDGFIDKNDLRDTFAALGRVNVKSEEIDEMLKEAPGPINFTVFLTMFGEKLKGADPEETILNAFKVFDPEGKGVLKAAYIQEMLTTQAERFSKEEIDQMFAAFPPDVTGNLDYKNLVHIITHGEEKD, from the exons ATG GCACCTAAGAAAGCCAAGAAGAGAGCAGAGGGCGCCAACTCCAACGTCTTCTCCATGTTTGAACAGACCCAAATCCAGGAATTTAAGGAG GCCTTCACCATCATGGACCAGAACAGGGATGGCTTCATTGACAAGAATGACCTGAGGGACACCTTCGCAGCTCTTG GGCGTGTAAATGTGAAAAGTGAAGAAATTGATGAAATGCTCAAGGAGGCTCCAGGTCCAATAAATTTTACTGTGTTCCTGACAATGTTTGGGGAGAAACTTAAGG GGGCAGACCCTGAAGAGACCATCCTGAACGCATTCAAGGTGTTTGACCCTGAAGGCAAAGGGGTGCTCAAGGCTGCTTA CATTCAGGAGATGTTGACCACCCAGGCCGAGAGGTTTTCCAAGGAGGAG ATTGACCAGATGTTTGCCGCATTCCCCCCTGATGTGACTGGCAACTTGGACTACAAGAACCTGGTGCATATCATCACCCATGGGGAAGAGAAGGATTAA